The DNA region TGAGTTTGTTTGTATATTTCTTTTGAAGTTTCAAAAACATTTTTAAAATGGGCATCTACTTCGGCCACTTCATTCCGGTTGATTTTTGAAATATCGGAATCTTCCAAATAAGTAGACATCGATTGGTTTATAACATAAAACAAACTATCAAATTGTTTTTGATAATTGATTTCAGAATCATAAATAATGGAGTAATTGGTTCCGAAAACAGGGCCTGAAAGTTTGCTGTTTTTCACTTCCGTTTTACAGGAAAGCATCAAAAAGAACAGACAAAAAAAGATTAAAATTCGTTTCATAACGATGCAAAACTTTAATTCAAATGGGTTTCAATTACCTGAATACCGTTGTATTCCATTAAATATTCCTCGTTCATATAAATGGGTTCTTTTTCGCCCTCTAAACTACCTATGCCCACACCGGCATAGAGTACTTTGGCTTCTTTTTCACGGGCATGTTTTTTAAAGGTTTCCATCCAAACCACATCATAATTATTAGGGTTATCGGGTAAAATCACAGCCCGCACGATCACGAAATAATACTGCTTGTTTTTGTCGATACACACAAACTGCGGGTGTTTTTTCAGTTTACTGTTAACAGCTATAAACTCAAAGCCCCGTTGTTCCAAATCCTTTCCCACGTGGTTCATGGCAAGGTTGTGCAATTCTTGTTCTGTTAGTGGTCTGCCCATGGTACAAAAATATAAAAATTAATAGGGGATGATGACATTTTTAAAGTATTTCGATGTAGAAGTAAAGTGAATCTTAAAAACAAAAAAACATGAAAACTGTGCATTTACTATTGGCCTTATGGATCCTCTCGTTTATTTCGTGCGGGCAACAAAAAGAAAATAACTTCGCTAATTATGAAGACGGTTACACCGAAAACGTACCTGATGAAAACATAAAAAAACACAAAGCCACAAATAGTATAAAGGGCTACCAAGTGATGAGCAAGCAGTTTGGCATGCCCGTTGGAACGATGCCCATCCCTAGTTCATGGCAAGTAAAAAACAATAAAAAAGAAGGGATTTTATTTGAGTCTGCCGATGGTGTTAAAGTATATGGTGAGCGGTTTAAATCCCATTTTTACTCAAACAACCAGCAGCAAAATTATTTTGCAAAGCAGGGTGGCAGCATCGTTATGCCCCCAAAAAGCATCAGTCGGGTTATCCAAGAAGATATAAAGCCCTATGCCGAATCGCAGGGTTTGCGCTTGGTCAATCAATTTCCTATACCAGAGCTTGCACAATTTGATAAGCGATTTGACAGCTATTTGTTTAAGGGCGTTCCGGAAAACAAGCAATTTCAATGCATAGCTACAGAGTGGGAAGACCAAAACGGAGATAAATCCATAGGTATTATTCGCTATTTCACCAACCAATATACTACTTTGGGCGGTATGGATTGGGGGTACACCCTAAACTCTATGGGTGCCCCGAGCGATAAGTATAAGCAAGCTAAAAAAGACTTTATAAACTCTTTGGTGAACTTTCAAATAAACCCGCAATGGGTCCAGGCCAGCAACCAGCATTATGCCAAACTATCTGGCCAGAGTGCCGCAGCGCACCAGCAACGCATGGCTGCGATAAAAGCACAGGGCCAAGCCATTATAAACAACGGAAACACCTACAGTTCCATTATCGATAGCAACCACGAAAGTTGGAAACGCCGAAACGACATGAACAGTGCCGGCCACGCCAAAACCGTTAACAGTGGTATTTGGGAACGCAGCACCGTAACCAACCCCAATTCTGGGCAATCGTACCAAGTAGAAGGTCAGTACGACTATTATTACGGCAATAATGACGATGGATACATTGGTACAGATAACGCTTTGTACAACCCTAATTTAGACCCAATATGAACGACCAAAACTGGACCCAATACGATATTGAAAATTAATAAAATGATGACATTTTAAAACTATTTCGATGTAAATATGAATTTAATGAAACCATTTATGAAAACACTAAAAACATATAGTCTTATAGCTTTAGTTCTTCTATTATGTGCATGTAGCGCTGACAACGATAACGATGGCGTAAATTTTGCGAACGCAACCTCAAGAGAGGGCTGCCCCAATGTAACGGGACCAACGGCCGTTTATTGGGATGCCGCAAACGGTATTCCGGCGCCTTTTACCAGTATTCCTATAATGCAAGGTGCCAAAACTAGGTTTGTACACTCATTTATCGAGACTAATATTGCTTTTGATTTTCCGCAAGGCTATACAGCGACCGAAATTGCCGTACCCAATAGCGCATTTGGCGTAGATTTAAGACGGTCAAACAACGACGCCCAAAATAAAGTCTTTTTTCGTTATTATCCGGTGGTCTCATTCAACACTACCAATATAGACCAAATAAGGGCCTTTTTTATCAATGATTTTTTGGCAAACGAATATGGGTTTAACGGTATACCAACCGTAGATTGCGCAACCCCAAACCAAACCGTAGATTTTGGCGGAATTACCAGAACCGTTAGCAACAGGGCCATACGCTTTGGCAATACAAGGGCAATAATATCGGTCGCCGTTGTTCCTACGCCTTTGGGAAGTTCTGCTTCAATTTCAATTTCTGCTGGTCCCATCAATGAATACGACAGTTTGGTTATGAATGTTTTCTTTCCCATCACTTTTGAATTGTTGCTTCCCGACAGAGAAAACCTTTCAGATAGGGATAACGATGGCGTACCCGATATTTTCGACATTGCCCCAGATAATCCGAATGTAAGTTAAAAATCCAAAAAAAAAATAATCATGAAAGTTTTACATCTATCTAAAAGAATGGCATCAGCCTTAATTAGCTTAATCATGCTAGCCAATCTAGGCTGTAGTGAGAGCAGCCCAGATGATGAGAAGATAGACGACAGTGCTGGCCCAAAAATATATGTGGCAGGAACCAAGCCCGAAAACCAAAACACTTCGGTTGCCGAATTATGGGTAAACAACGCACCGTTGAACATCTCTAGCAATAACAACCCTGGAATTGCCAACTCGGTATTTGTTTCGGGCAATGATGCTTATGTGGCCGGTTATGAATTAAGCGGCAACAACAATATCGCTACTGTTTGGAAAAACGGTACACCAACCCAACTTACAGATGGCACAACAAACTCTACCTCTGCATCCATTTTTGTG from Tamlana crocina includes:
- a CDS encoding Na(+)-translocating NADH-quinone reductase subunit F — translated: MGRPLTEQELHNLAMNHVGKDLEQRGFEFIAVNSKLKKHPQFVCIDKNKQYYFVIVRAVILPDNPNNYDVVWMETFKKHAREKEAKVLYAGVGIGSLEGEKEPIYMNEEYLMEYNGIQVIETHLN